The Cellulomonas sp. P24 genome contains a region encoding:
- a CDS encoding demethylmenaquinone methyltransferase, translating to MSRASLEKKPHEVASMFDGIARRYDLTNDVLSLGQDRAWRRATLDAIGASPGERVLDLAAGTGTSSEPLADAGVEVVPCDFSFGMLQVGKRRRPDLAFTAGDATRLPFADESFDAVTISFGLRNVVDTPTALAEMLRVTRPGGRIVVCEFSTPSWAPWRTVYSGYLMRALPRVARAVARQSDSYVYLAESIRDWPDQQALGRLIKAAGWGHVEYRNLSGGIVALHRGVRPE from the coding sequence GTGAGCCGCGCCAGCCTGGAGAAGAAGCCGCACGAGGTCGCGTCGATGTTCGACGGGATCGCGCGGCGCTACGACCTGACCAACGACGTCCTCTCGCTCGGCCAGGACCGCGCCTGGCGGCGAGCGACCCTCGACGCGATCGGCGCGTCGCCGGGTGAGCGGGTCCTCGACCTCGCCGCCGGTACCGGGACGTCGAGCGAACCGTTGGCCGATGCGGGCGTCGAGGTCGTGCCCTGCGACTTCTCGTTCGGGATGCTCCAGGTCGGCAAGCGCCGGCGGCCGGACCTCGCGTTCACCGCGGGTGACGCCACCCGTCTGCCGTTCGCCGACGAGTCCTTCGACGCGGTCACGATCTCGTTCGGGCTGCGCAACGTCGTCGACACCCCGACGGCGCTGGCGGAGATGCTGCGCGTCACCCGGCCGGGCGGACGGATCGTGGTGTGCGAGTTCTCGACGCCGTCCTGGGCGCCGTGGCGCACCGTGTACTCGGGCTACCTGATGCGGGCGTTGCCGAGGGTCGCGCGAGCGGTCGCACGTCAGTCGGACTCGTACGTGTACCTCGCGGAGTCGATCCGCGACTGGCCCGACCAGCAGGCGCTGGGTCGCCTCATCAAGGCGGCGGGCTGGGGACATGTCGAGTACCGGAACCTCTCGGGCGGGATCGTCGCGCTCCACCGGGGTGTCCGTCCGGAGTGA
- a CDS encoding S1C family serine protease, producing MTEENSNTAGQPEQPSTPQAHTDGVSRPVEQQAHPVSQPTEPVAPHAPVAPPVQPTQPMPVAHQAQQPTPYPQPVASYPPAQQAPYPYPQPAPATPPHNPFALPGGQQHAPGSFGPFGVPSTEGSAAAADSALAGAGGAPASPTTARQRRFWMPLIGTAAATALVASLATAGLVGAFDHSSNTSPASIASIGQTSTQTVPVAGSTSSNPDWQKVSAAVSASVVAIKVTTQQGEAEGSGIILDAKGHILTNNHVVSGAQNNTVSVTLNDGRIYPATIVGTDPTTDLAVILLKNPPSDLSPAALGDSSTVVVGDPVMAVGNPLGLANTATTGIVSAIDRPVSASESGSPQSAVVTNAIQIDAAINPGNSGGPLFDAQGRVIGITSSIATLSQTSGQSGSIGLGFAIPVNLAKNIASQLIDSGTAKHAFLGVSLQDGTATADGVTRQGAVIKEVSSGSPAANAGLQVNDVVVAIDGKVVAGAESLTGYVRAMSAGQQADLTVVRGGKALDVKVTLAVKAETAASSSGSQNGGSSNQNGSTQQGGQGFFDPFGFFGQG from the coding sequence ATGACCGAAGAGAACTCGAACACCGCAGGCCAGCCCGAGCAGCCGTCGACTCCGCAGGCGCACACCGACGGCGTGAGTCGACCCGTCGAGCAGCAGGCCCACCCCGTCAGCCAGCCGACGGAGCCCGTCGCACCGCACGCGCCGGTCGCCCCACCGGTGCAGCCGACCCAGCCGATGCCGGTGGCGCACCAGGCGCAGCAGCCGACCCCGTACCCGCAGCCGGTCGCCTCGTACCCGCCGGCGCAGCAGGCGCCGTACCCCTACCCGCAGCCCGCCCCCGCGACGCCGCCGCACAACCCGTTCGCCCTGCCCGGCGGTCAGCAGCACGCGCCCGGCAGCTTCGGCCCGTTCGGTGTCCCGTCGACCGAGGGCAGCGCAGCCGCGGCCGACTCGGCGCTCGCAGGCGCCGGTGGTGCGCCGGCCTCGCCGACGACCGCGCGTCAGCGCCGGTTCTGGATGCCGCTGATCGGGACCGCGGCGGCCACGGCGCTCGTGGCCAGCCTGGCGACCGCCGGGCTGGTCGGCGCGTTCGACCACTCGAGCAACACGAGCCCGGCCTCGATCGCCTCGATCGGCCAGACGAGCACGCAGACGGTCCCGGTCGCCGGGTCGACGTCGAGCAACCCCGACTGGCAGAAGGTCTCCGCGGCGGTGTCGGCGTCCGTCGTGGCGATCAAGGTCACGACGCAGCAGGGCGAGGCCGAGGGCTCGGGGATCATCCTCGACGCCAAGGGACACATCCTCACCAACAACCACGTCGTCTCCGGTGCGCAGAACAACACGGTCTCGGTCACGCTCAACGACGGCCGCATCTACCCGGCGACGATCGTCGGCACGGACCCGACGACCGACCTCGCGGTGATCCTCCTCAAGAACCCGCCGAGCGACCTCTCGCCCGCGGCGCTCGGTGACTCGAGCACGGTCGTCGTCGGCGACCCGGTCATGGCGGTCGGCAACCCGCTGGGCCTGGCGAACACGGCGACCACGGGCATCGTCTCCGCGATCGACCGCCCCGTCTCCGCCTCCGAGAGCGGAAGCCCCCAGTCCGCCGTCGTGACGAACGCGATCCAGATCGACGCGGCGATCAACCCGGGCAACAGCGGCGGTCCGCTGTTCGACGCACAGGGTCGGGTCATCGGCATCACGTCGTCGATCGCGACGCTGTCGCAGACGAGCGGGCAGTCGGGATCCATCGGGCTCGGGTTCGCGATCCCGGTGAACCTCGCGAAGAACATCGCGTCCCAGCTGATCGACTCTGGAACGGCCAAGCACGCGTTCCTCGGGGTCTCGCTCCAGGACGGCACCGCGACGGCTGACGGCGTGACCCGTCAGGGCGCCGTGATCAAGGAGGTGAGCTCCGGCTCCCCGGCTGCCAACGCGGGTCTCCAGGTCAACGACGTGGTCGTCGCGATCGACGGGAAGGTGGTGGCCGGTGCCGAGTCGTTGACCGGCTACGTGCGGGCGATGTCGGCAGGCCAGCAGGCAGACCTGACGGTCGTACGAGGCGGGAAGGCGCTCGACGTCAAGGTCACGCTGGCCGTGAAGGCCGAGACCGCGGCGTCGTCATCGGGCAGTCAGAACGGTGGGAGCAGCAACCAGAACGGGAGCACGCAGCAGGGCGGGCAGGGGTTCTTCGACCCGTTCGGCTTCTTCGGCCAGGGCTAG
- a CDS encoding DUF3048 domain-containing protein: MLFSATRAVSPSRRPVAALLTVGVAVALAACGSTPTAPSTVDQTVGPSISPDKSAPPTPVVPPTWPLTGVASADVVTRPALTVKIENSTEARPQTGLDQADMVWEEVVEGGITRYAAVYQSVVPDKVGPIRSVRPMDAGISAPMHGLIAFSGGQPSFVNEIKAAGVQIISMDLGAKGFARTSTRRAPHNVLGTPSTFWSLADANHSASPGPQFAFAATAEQASAVASGTPAVTIDIHMSGVEHPIWTWSAAQNAFLRSEGTAPAVTSTGTRLSATNVVVLRVRLADTGTRDPAGNPVPETVMNDTGEALVFSGGKQIAAKWSKESVAKPVVLTGVDGAPITLAPGNTWIELVPRSSGSVSVS; this comes from the coding sequence GTGCTCTTCTCCGCGACCCGCGCAGTCAGCCCGTCACGTCGTCCGGTGGCGGCCCTGCTGACGGTCGGCGTGGCCGTCGCCCTCGCCGCGTGCGGCTCGACGCCCACGGCGCCGTCGACGGTCGACCAGACGGTCGGCCCGTCGATCTCCCCGGACAAGAGCGCACCGCCGACCCCCGTCGTCCCGCCGACGTGGCCGCTCACCGGTGTCGCGTCGGCCGACGTCGTGACCCGTCCGGCGCTCACGGTGAAGATCGAGAACTCGACCGAGGCCCGCCCGCAGACCGGACTCGACCAGGCCGACATGGTCTGGGAGGAGGTCGTCGAGGGGGGCATCACCCGGTACGCGGCCGTCTACCAGTCGGTCGTGCCCGACAAGGTCGGTCCGATCCGTTCGGTCCGACCGATGGACGCCGGCATCAGCGCCCCGATGCACGGCCTGATCGCGTTCTCGGGCGGGCAGCCCTCGTTCGTGAACGAGATCAAGGCCGCCGGTGTGCAGATCATCAGCATGGACCTCGGGGCGAAGGGGTTCGCACGGACCAGCACCCGGCGCGCCCCGCACAACGTCCTCGGCACGCCGAGCACGTTCTGGTCGCTCGCCGACGCCAACCACTCGGCGTCACCGGGTCCGCAGTTCGCGTTCGCGGCCACCGCCGAGCAGGCGTCCGCCGTCGCGTCGGGCACACCCGCGGTGACGATCGACATCCACATGTCCGGGGTCGAGCACCCCATCTGGACCTGGTCGGCGGCGCAGAACGCGTTCCTGCGCTCGGAGGGCACTGCTCCGGCCGTGACGTCCACCGGCACCCGCCTGTCCGCGACGAACGTCGTCGTGCTGCGGGTCCGGCTCGCCGACACCGGCACGCGGGACCCCGCGGGCAACCCGGTGCCGGAGACGGTCATGAACGACACCGGTGAGGCGCTCGTGTTCAGTGGCGGCAAGCAGATCGCCGCGAAGTGGTCCAAGGAGTCGGTCGCGAAGCCGGTCGTCCTGACCGGTGTCGATGGAGCGCCCATCACCCTCGCGCCCGGCAACACCTGGATCGAGCTCGTGCCTCGCTCGTCGGGATCGGTCAGCGTGTCCTGA
- a CDS encoding o-succinylbenzoate synthase, with amino-acid sequence MIGARPAREVLTYAIPLRTRFRGLTVRDGVLLRGPAGWGEFSPFWDYDDDESAAWLRAALEAADEGWPAPVRDRVPVNVTIPAVGAADAHRLVTASGGCRTAKVKVAERGQDIGQEIARLEAVRDALGADGAIRVDANGGWDLETALARLPVLDRAAGGLEYAEQPVAAVGDLAVLRRRLEIPIAADESIRRAEDPMAVVRAEAADVVVLKVQPLGGVRACLALAEQVGLPVVVSSALETSVGLAAGVALAAALPDLPYACGLATAQLFTADVVDDPLLPVDGAIPVRRPDLAPDRAAAAAADVDLIARWSARLDAVQGTVDA; translated from the coding sequence GTGATCGGAGCCCGTCCTGCCCGTGAGGTGCTGACCTACGCGATCCCCCTGCGCACGCGGTTCCGCGGTCTGACCGTGCGTGACGGCGTGCTGCTGCGTGGGCCGGCCGGCTGGGGCGAGTTCTCGCCGTTCTGGGACTACGACGACGACGAGTCGGCCGCGTGGCTGCGTGCGGCGCTCGAGGCGGCCGACGAGGGCTGGCCGGCGCCGGTGCGTGACCGCGTGCCCGTCAACGTCACGATCCCCGCCGTCGGCGCCGCGGACGCCCATCGCCTCGTGACGGCGTCGGGCGGCTGCCGGACGGCCAAGGTCAAGGTCGCCGAGCGCGGGCAGGACATCGGCCAGGAGATCGCACGGCTCGAGGCGGTGCGGGACGCCCTGGGGGCGGACGGTGCGATCCGGGTCGACGCCAACGGCGGCTGGGACCTCGAGACGGCGCTCGCCCGGCTCCCGGTCCTCGACCGTGCGGCCGGGGGGCTCGAGTACGCCGAGCAGCCGGTCGCGGCCGTGGGGGATCTCGCGGTGCTGCGCCGACGGCTGGAGATCCCGATCGCCGCCGACGAGTCGATCCGCCGGGCCGAGGACCCGATGGCGGTCGTCCGGGCCGAGGCGGCCGACGTCGTCGTCCTCAAGGTGCAGCCGCTCGGCGGGGTCCGTGCGTGCCTGGCGCTCGCCGAGCAGGTCGGGCTGCCCGTCGTGGTGTCCTCGGCGCTCGAGACGTCGGTCGGGCTCGCTGCCGGGGTGGCTCTCGCCGCCGCCCTGCCCGACCTCCCGTACGCGTGCGGGCTGGCCACCGCACAGCTCTTCACCGCCGACGTGGTCGACGACCCGCTGCTCCCGGTGGACGGTGCGATCCCGGTGCGGCGGCCGGACCTCGCCCCCGACCGTGCCGCCGCGGCGGCTGCCGACGTCGACCTGATCGCCCGGTGGTCGGCACGGCTCGACGCGGTGCAGGGCACGGTGGACGCGTGA
- the menD gene encoding 2-succinyl-5-enolpyruvyl-6-hydroxy-3-cyclohexene-1-carboxylic-acid synthase, which yields MQAARVLLQELAAHGVTDVVLSPGSRSAPLAHALAAAASAVPPPGAPHLALHVRIDERSAGFLALGLAKAAVATGAPRAVAVVTTSGTAVANLHPAVLEAHHSGLPLVVLSADRPHELRGTGANQTTDQVGIFGTATRFAVDVPAPSGRAGESRDLRQLVGRAMAEALGTRTGHPGPVHLNLAFRDPLVPDGTPWPDEPPVGRPTVVTAGVAVRDEPVAVDPVLDILQRGRDRTVVVAGDGAGPVARALAEAQGWPLLAEPSSGARGSAPAIGAYRALLDSALGRTVRRVVVLGRPTLSRPVQALLARDDVEVVVVAPGGGPWTDPSRRAALVLPAVPAAWLRADHRPAGGGGATPASDGWLDAWQQASVAALAAVARVLDGAEARDGTRSAPRLTGPGVARAVAQATRPDDVLVVGSSNPVRDLDLVADWSASPVVLANRGLAGIDGTVSTAVGVALGLPGRRVRALMGDLTFLHDVGGLLRGPLEREPDLQVVVANDDGGSIFTTLEHGAAEHAASFERVFGTPHGADLAALCAGYGIRHQLARDAEDLAVALAVPGPGIGVVEVRVDRSGRRELGAMLADGIRAAIVEVPTTKFAAGSQET from the coding sequence ATGCAGGCAGCGCGGGTGCTGCTCCAGGAGCTCGCCGCGCACGGCGTCACCGACGTCGTGCTGTCCCCGGGCTCCCGCAGTGCGCCGTTGGCGCACGCACTCGCCGCAGCAGCCTCCGCCGTCCCGCCGCCCGGTGCGCCGCACCTCGCGCTGCACGTCCGCATCGACGAGCGGAGCGCGGGTTTCCTCGCCCTCGGTCTGGCGAAGGCGGCGGTCGCGACGGGCGCACCGCGTGCCGTCGCGGTGGTGACGACCTCGGGGACCGCAGTCGCGAACCTGCACCCGGCCGTCCTCGAGGCGCACCACAGCGGGCTCCCGCTCGTCGTGCTCTCGGCCGACCGCCCGCACGAGCTCCGTGGCACCGGTGCGAACCAGACGACGGACCAGGTGGGGATCTTCGGCACGGCGACGCGCTTCGCGGTGGACGTCCCCGCACCGTCCGGCCGGGCCGGCGAGTCCCGCGACCTGCGGCAGCTCGTCGGCCGTGCGATGGCCGAGGCGCTCGGGACGCGGACGGGGCACCCGGGACCGGTCCACCTCAACCTCGCGTTCCGCGACCCGCTCGTGCCCGACGGCACGCCGTGGCCCGACGAGCCCCCTGTTGGGCGCCCGACAGTCGTCACGGCGGGCGTCGCCGTGCGTGACGAGCCCGTGGCCGTCGATCCCGTTCTCGACATCCTCCAGCGTGGTCGTGACCGGACGGTCGTCGTCGCCGGGGACGGTGCCGGCCCGGTGGCGCGGGCGCTCGCCGAGGCGCAGGGCTGGCCGCTCCTCGCCGAGCCGTCCTCAGGTGCGCGCGGCTCCGCGCCGGCGATCGGCGCCTACCGCGCGCTGCTCGACTCCGCACTCGGCCGGACGGTCCGCCGCGTCGTCGTCCTCGGTCGACCGACGCTGTCGCGCCCCGTCCAGGCACTGCTCGCGCGCGACGACGTCGAGGTCGTCGTCGTCGCACCGGGCGGTGGACCGTGGACGGATCCGTCCCGGCGTGCCGCGCTGGTCCTCCCCGCGGTGCCGGCGGCCTGGCTCCGAGCGGATCATCGTCCGGCAGGCGGCGGGGGAGCGACTCCGGCGTCGGACGGCTGGCTCGACGCGTGGCAGCAGGCGTCCGTCGCGGCGCTGGCCGCGGTCGCGCGCGTGCTCGACGGCGCGGAGGCCCGTGACGGCACGCGGTCGGCGCCGCGGCTCACCGGGCCGGGGGTGGCGCGAGCGGTGGCTCAGGCGACGAGGCCCGACGACGTCCTCGTCGTCGGCTCGAGCAACCCCGTGCGCGATCTCGACCTGGTCGCCGACTGGTCGGCCTCGCCGGTCGTGCTCGCGAACCGTGGCCTCGCGGGCATCGACGGGACGGTCTCGACCGCCGTCGGGGTCGCTCTCGGCCTGCCGGGTCGTCGCGTGCGGGCCCTCATGGGCGACCTGACCTTCCTGCACGACGTCGGTGGGCTGCTCCGCGGGCCGCTCGAGCGCGAGCCCGACCTCCAGGTGGTGGTCGCGAACGACGACGGCGGATCGATCTTCACCACGCTCGAGCACGGAGCTGCCGAGCACGCGGCGAGCTTCGAGCGCGTGTTCGGCACTCCGCACGGCGCCGACCTGGCGGCACTCTGCGCCGGGTACGGGATCCGGCACCAGCTCGCGCGGGACGCCGAGGACCTCGCCGTCGCGCTCGCGGTACCCGGGCCGGGGATCGGCGTCGTCGAGGTGAGGGTCGACCGATCCGGCCGTCGCGAGCTCGGAGCGATGCTCGCGGACGGCATACGGGCGGCGATCGTCGAGGTGCCGACAACGAAATTCGCAGCAGGCTCTCAGGAAACCTGA
- a CDS encoding isochorismate synthase MenF — protein sequence MNAQPTWSSDDVPRPLLVRTVAIDTLPLGPAGLLDLLPADAPLAWVRRGDGLVGWGEALRITTSGAGRFADAERAWHGVLAHSVVRDEIGLPGTGPVAFGSFAFDPTSDSGGVLVVPRVVVGRRGDRTWLTTIESGATLSPGPTLDTVVGRRTPVTAPGDVSYSDGAVPAAGWTDVVARGVAAIRAGAVDKVVLARDVVATAAEPVDVRWVLGRLAADYPSCWTFSVDGMLGATPELLVRSEKGLVTSRVLAGTIRRTGDDDADLGRAAILAHSSKDLEEHEYAVASVADALAPFCSSTNVPDVPFVLTLPNVLHLASDVTGVLATGRPGEPAPSSLSLAAALHPTAAVCGTPTAAARELIRQIEGMERARYAGPVGWFGADGDGEWGIALRSAEIDPTDPRRLRLFAGCGIVAASDPAAELAESEAKLVPMRHALASD from the coding sequence ATGAACGCGCAGCCCACCTGGTCGTCCGACGACGTACCGCGCCCGCTCCTGGTGCGGACCGTGGCGATCGACACCCTTCCGCTCGGCCCGGCCGGACTGCTCGACCTCCTCCCGGCCGACGCTCCGCTCGCCTGGGTGCGGCGAGGGGACGGGCTCGTCGGCTGGGGCGAGGCGCTGCGCATCACGACGAGCGGCGCAGGACGGTTCGCCGACGCCGAGCGCGCCTGGCACGGGGTGCTCGCCCACTCGGTGGTCCGGGACGAGATCGGGCTCCCCGGCACCGGACCCGTCGCCTTCGGCTCGTTCGCGTTCGACCCCACGTCGGACTCCGGCGGGGTGCTCGTCGTCCCGCGCGTCGTCGTCGGCCGCCGCGGCGACCGCACCTGGCTCACGACGATCGAGAGCGGTGCGACGCTCTCCCCCGGACCCACCCTCGACACCGTGGTCGGTCGCCGCACCCCGGTGACGGCCCCCGGTGACGTCAGCTACAGCGACGGTGCCGTCCCCGCAGCGGGCTGGACGGACGTCGTGGCTCGCGGGGTCGCGGCCATCCGCGCCGGAGCGGTGGACAAGGTCGTGCTCGCACGCGACGTCGTCGCGACCGCAGCCGAACCGGTGGACGTGCGCTGGGTGCTCGGCAGGCTCGCGGCCGACTACCCGTCCTGCTGGACGTTCTCGGTCGACGGGATGCTCGGCGCGACGCCCGAGCTGCTCGTGCGCTCCGAGAAGGGGCTCGTCACCTCACGCGTGCTCGCCGGCACGATCCGCCGGACCGGTGACGACGACGCGGACCTCGGCCGGGCGGCGATCCTCGCCCACTCCTCGAAGGACCTCGAGGAGCACGAGTACGCCGTCGCATCCGTCGCGGACGCGCTCGCGCCGTTCTGCTCCTCGACGAACGTGCCCGACGTGCCGTTCGTGCTCACGCTCCCCAACGTGCTGCACCTGGCGTCGGACGTCACCGGCGTCCTCGCGACCGGCCGTCCCGGTGAGCCGGCGCCGTCGAGCCTGAGCCTCGCCGCGGCGCTGCACCCCACCGCGGCGGTCTGCGGCACGCCCACGGCTGCCGCACGCGAGCTGATCCGGCAGATCGAAGGCATGGAGCGGGCCCGGTACGCCGGACCGGTCGGCTGGTTCGGTGCCGACGGCGACGGCGAGTGGGGCATCGCGCTCCGTTCCGCCGAGATCGACCCGACCGATCCGCGCCGGCTCCGGCTGTTCGCCGGGTGCGGCATCGTCGCTGCCTCCGACCCTGCCGCCGAGCTCGCCGAGTCCGAGGCCAAGCTGGTGCCCATGCGGCACGCGCTCGCGAGCGACTGA
- a CDS encoding geranylgeranyl reductase family protein, whose product MRAGSDDADVIVVGAGPAGSAAAYYCASAGLNVLLLDKAAFPRDKVCGDGLTPRAVKELVAMGLPIREEDGWIRNAGLRVIGGGHRLELPWPELSSYPSFGLAKTRMTFDHLLAEHARAAGAKLIERTNVTGPLVDDRTGRVVGVTARPVDDDGRRTGDEVTYRAPVVIAADGVSSRLATALGIEKRHDRPMGVAVRTYFTTPRHQDPWMESHLELWDGPPGRSNLMPGYGWIFALGDGTANVGLGSVSSTAAATKIDYKSLFATWMANAPAEWEFTPENQLGPVRGAALPMGFNRLPLYARGLMLVGDAGGMVSPFNGEGIAYGIMAGRLAAQAVAQAAARGTAAARERALATYPQAMRDELAGYYSLGRTFVKLIEHPQVMRVCTRYGLPRPLIMRFTLKLLSDCYEPRGGDMVDRVISGLTKLAPA is encoded by the coding sequence GTGCGAGCAGGAAGCGATGACGCGGACGTCATCGTCGTCGGCGCGGGACCCGCTGGGTCTGCTGCCGCCTACTACTGCGCCTCGGCGGGCCTGAACGTCCTCCTGCTCGACAAGGCCGCGTTCCCCCGGGACAAGGTCTGCGGTGACGGGCTGACGCCGCGCGCCGTCAAGGAGCTCGTCGCGATGGGTCTGCCCATCCGCGAGGAGGACGGCTGGATCCGCAACGCCGGCCTCCGGGTGATCGGCGGAGGGCACCGCCTCGAGCTGCCGTGGCCCGAGCTGTCGAGCTACCCCTCGTTCGGGCTGGCGAAGACCCGGATGACCTTCGACCACCTGCTCGCCGAGCACGCGCGCGCTGCCGGCGCCAAGCTGATCGAGCGCACCAACGTGACGGGTCCGCTGGTCGACGACCGCACCGGCCGCGTGGTCGGCGTCACCGCCCGTCCCGTCGACGACGACGGCCGACGCACCGGTGACGAGGTGACGTACCGTGCCCCGGTGGTCATCGCGGCCGACGGTGTCTCCTCACGGCTTGCGACGGCCCTCGGCATCGAGAAGCGCCACGACCGCCCGATGGGGGTCGCGGTCCGGACGTACTTCACGACGCCCCGGCACCAGGACCCGTGGATGGAGAGCCACCTCGAGCTCTGGGACGGTCCGCCCGGACGGTCGAACCTCATGCCCGGCTACGGCTGGATCTTCGCCCTCGGCGACGGGACCGCCAACGTCGGCCTCGGTTCGGTGAGCTCGACGGCAGCAGCCACGAAGATCGACTACAAGTCGTTGTTCGCGACCTGGATGGCCAACGCGCCGGCCGAGTGGGAGTTCACCCCCGAGAACCAGCTCGGTCCCGTCCGTGGGGCCGCGCTCCCGATGGGGTTCAACCGGCTGCCGCTCTACGCGCGCGGACTCATGCTCGTCGGCGACGCGGGCGGCATGGTGAGCCCGTTCAACGGCGAGGGGATCGCCTACGGGATCATGGCCGGACGGCTCGCGGCGCAGGCGGTCGCCCAGGCGGCGGCGCGCGGGACCGCGGCGGCCCGCGAACGTGCCCTCGCGACCTACCCTCAGGCCATGCGTGACGAGCTCGCCGGGTACTACTCGCTGGGCCGGACGTTCGTCAAGCTGATCGAGCACCCTCAGGTCATGCGCGTCTGCACGCGGTACGGTCTGCCGCGGCCTCTCATCATGCGGTTCACGCTGAAGCTGTTGTCGGACTGCTACGAACCGCGCGGTGGGGATATGGTCGACCGGGTCATCTCGGGGCTCACGAAGCTGGCCCCGGCATGA
- a CDS encoding 1,4-dihydroxy-2-naphthoyl-CoA synthase: MPYLLVRVGGVSDVPPPVSQTFDPSRWRAVAGFEDLTDLTYHRGVDRTGDERDLPVVRVAFDRPEVRNAFRPHTVDELYRVLDHARMTSDVGTVLLTGNGPSPKDGGWAFCSGGDQRIRGRDGYRYTDSPAAETADHVDPARAGRLHILEVQRLIRTMPKVVVAVVGGWAAGGGHSLHVVADLTIASRQHARFMQTDANVGSFDAGYGSAYLARQVGQKRAREIFFLAREYSAQQALEWGAVNDVVDHDQLEETALEYARIIATKSPQAIRMLKFAFNLADDGLAGQQVFAGEATRLAYMTDEAVEGRDAFLEHRDPDWSGFPYAF; this comes from the coding sequence ATGCCGTACCTACTGGTTAGGGTGGGCGGCGTGAGCGACGTCCCGCCTCCGGTGTCCCAGACCTTCGACCCGAGCCGCTGGCGTGCCGTCGCCGGTTTCGAGGACCTCACCGACCTCACGTACCACCGGGGCGTCGACCGCACGGGCGACGAGCGCGACCTGCCCGTCGTGCGCGTGGCCTTCGACCGGCCCGAGGTGCGCAACGCGTTCCGGCCCCACACGGTCGACGAGCTGTACCGCGTCCTCGACCACGCGCGGATGACCTCCGACGTCGGCACCGTGCTGCTGACCGGGAACGGCCCGAGCCCCAAGGACGGCGGCTGGGCGTTCTGCTCGGGCGGGGACCAGCGCATCCGCGGTCGCGACGGCTACCGCTACACGGACTCCCCTGCGGCGGAGACCGCCGACCACGTCGACCCCGCACGTGCGGGGCGGTTGCACATCCTCGAGGTGCAGCGCCTGATCCGCACGATGCCCAAGGTCGTCGTCGCCGTCGTCGGCGGCTGGGCGGCAGGCGGGGGGCACTCGTTGCACGTCGTCGCCGATCTCACGATCGCGAGCCGCCAGCACGCGCGGTTCATGCAGACCGATGCAAATGTCGGGTCCTTCGACGCCGGCTACGGCTCCGCGTACCTCGCCCGGCAGGTCGGCCAGAAGCGGGCACGGGAGATCTTCTTCCTCGCCCGGGAGTACTCCGCGCAGCAGGCCCTCGAGTGGGGCGCGGTCAACGACGTCGTCGACCACGACCAGCTCGAGGAGACCGCGCTCGAGTACGCCCGCATCATCGCGACCAAGTCGCCGCAGGCGATCCGCATGCTCAAGTTCGCCTTCAACCTGGCGGACGACGGCCTCGCGGGCCAGCAGGTGTTCGCCGGTGAGGCGACGAGGCTCGCCTACATGACCGATGAGGCGGTCGAGGGCCGGGACGCGTTCCTCGAGCACCGCGACCCGGACTGGTCGGGCTTCCCCTACGCGTTCTGA